One window of Trifolium pratense cultivar HEN17-A07 linkage group LG5, ARS_RC_1.1, whole genome shotgun sequence genomic DNA carries:
- the LOC123884357 gene encoding formin-like protein 18 — MPHRNSNSWHSSPPLISPPLLIILLPILTLTLLFLTVPPLLSAVKTSNWNMNSLNILLVVFAILFGIFSRKNDDDSSSSKQQIQNDAFRSVSVSDTQQWYGFSSDERKVFDESSNRLQSPVTGVNRLRRSSSSYPDLRQIETGDDGYKFRFFDDFEIEKQFRSPVRATFSVSDHRKRLPEYRSRQEELQEVHVKEIPVDTFEIRSSSPVKSRSPPSPPPPPPVLSRRHSNQMHRSVESRSEITEVEDLEFTRLESRPHDPPPPLSPSPPRLSAKTRSEKTERRKSNVKREIAMVWASVLSNQRKRKKKQRPKNDHNHRYDNVEELTNNTMAAPMTPPPPPPPPPSVFHSIFRKGLGKNKKIYSVPAPPPPPPSRRSSRLKNQIPPPPQTPPPALPRRRNNTKPPLPNKSSNFNETLNSGNQSPLIPVPPPLPPFKLPAMKFVVRGDFVKIQSNQSSRSTSPEREHIDVEVSEATAVTNTVMNHNGNVGESVFCPSPDVNAKAATFIARLRGEWKLQKLNSIKEKGNASLPLARD; from the coding sequence ATGCCCCATCGTAATAGTAACTCGTGGCACTCATCGCCACCGTTAATCAGTCCACCACTCCTCATCATTCTATTACCTATCCTCACCTTAACCCTCCTCTTCCTCACCGTCCCTCCCCTTCTCTCCGCCGTCAAAACAAGCAACTGGAACATGAACTCCCTCAACATTCTCCTCGTCGTTTTCGCCATCTTATTCGGAATTTTCTCTAGAAAAAACGACGACGATTCATCTTCTTCCAAGCAACAAATCCAAAACGACGCATTCCGCAGCGTTTCAGTTTCAGACACGCAACAATGGTATGGATTCTCTAGTGATGAGAGGAAAGTGTTTGATGAAAGTTCGAATCGGTTACAGTCACCGGTTACCGGTGTTAACCGGTTGAGAAGGAGTAGTAGTTCTTATCCAGATCTACGTCAGATAGAAACCGGTGATGACGGTTACAAGTTTCGTTTCTTTGATGATTTTGAAATCGAGAAACAGTTTCGTTCTCCGGTGAGAGCTACATTTTCTGTCTCGGACCACCGTAAACGGTTGCCGGAGTATCGAAGTAGACAAGAAGAACTACAAGAAGTTCATGTTAAGGAAATTCCGGTGGACACTTTTGAGATTCGTTCGTCTTCTCCGGTGAAGTCACGTTCACCTCCTTCGCCACCGCCACCTCCGCCGGTTTTATCTCGGCGTCATTCGAATCAGATGCATCGGAGTGTGGAGAGTAGGAGTGAGATAACTGAGGTTGAAGATCTCGAGTTCACGAGGTTAGAGTCTCGGCCGCATGATCCTCCGCCGCCGTTGTCGCCGTCGCCTCCACGGTTGTCGGCGAAGACACGATCGGAGAAGACGGAGCGAAGGAAGAGTAATGTGAAGAGAGAGATAGCAATGGTTTGGGCTTCGGTACTTTCTAATCAGAGAAAGCGAAAGAAGAAGCAGAGACCGAAAAATGATCACAATCACCGTTATGATAATGTTGAGGAATTAACAAACAACACGATGGCTGCACCGATGACTCCGCCGCCTCCTCCGCCACCCCCACCTTCAGTTTTTCATAGTATATTCAGAAAAGGACTTGGTAAGAACAAGAAAATTTATTCAGTACCGGCGCCGCCTCCTCCTCCGCCGTCCAGGAGATCGTCTAGGCTAAAGAATCAAATCCCTCCGCCACCGCAGACTCCTCCACCGGCATTACCACGCCGGAGAAATAACACGAAGCCGCCATTACCAAACAAATCAAGCAATTTCAACGAGACATTAAACTCCGGCAACCAGTCACCACTGATCCCTGTTCCGCCACCTCTACCGCCGTTCAAGCTGCCGGCGATGAAGTTTGTGGTTCGGGGTGATTTTGTTAAGATACAAAGTAACCAGAGTTCGCGAAGTACTTCGCCTGAACGGGAGCACATTGATGTGGAAGTTTCAGAAGCCACAGCTGTTACTAACACCGTTATGAATCACAATGGCAATGTTGGTGAGTCGGTTTTTTGTCCCAGCCCCGACGTGAATGCGAAGGCAGCGACATTCATTGCTCGTCTCAGGGGAGAATGGAAGCTGCAAAAGCTTAACTCCATCAAGGAGAAAGGCAATGCCTCATTGCCTCTTGCAAGAGATTAA